The Eublepharis macularius isolate TG4126 chromosome 12, MPM_Emac_v1.0, whole genome shotgun sequence genomic sequence CGCCCCCGGTGGCCGGCGCGCTCTTGCGAGCCGCCTTGGTGGCCAGCTGCTTGCGCGGCGCCTTCCCGCCGGTGGACTTGCGAGCGGTCTGCTTGGTACGGGCCATGCTTCTTAAGAACAAAAACACAAAACTCTCCCGAAGAACGAAGGAAAATGAATGCTGACTAATAGGCAAGTGCCCGGCTTTTATAGTCGGCACCCATGCCCTGATTGGCCGAGCCAGTATTTGAATTTCCCGGGCTAGACGCCGATTGGCTGCCACGCCCTTGCCTGGCCTCCTTTACTCTTTGTCTCCTAGGTGGGTGGGActctgggagggaaggaggaggcgtTTCTCTCGGGGTTGCCCGGGTCCTGAGCTTTATCCAAGTCCTGAGCgtgtttacttgggagtaagtcccttATAGGATTAAGCTGCATGTATGTAAAGTGCTCTCAAGTCCCAACCGATTTATGGCGGTCCCAAGAagcggctttcaaggcaagtgacagtgcaatcctaaactgagttattccaggctaaactcattgatttcaatgggtttagaggcggtttgccatcgccttccacTGCAGTCTTCCTTAGCTGTCCCTCATCCAAGGACTAACCCTGCTTCGCGGCCAAAATCTGAATATACCATGCCGTCTTCCTACACTTAAGCATCCTATAAATCGCAGGAAATGAACTGAAATTCATGCCACGGTACTTTCCAACGGGAATTAACAGCAGATAAAACTTAGTGTGCAGCAACAAAGATCTGTACTTAAATGTAGACAGCCGTATTGTCGCATTAGAAACAAAAAAAGGTATAGGCATCGCGATACCTTTATTGCAGCCAAGGAAAGACCGACCACGAGCGCCATTAATCGGAGATAATCGAAATTCTTTCCGAGTTGggttaattaaaaaaagagacGTTTCTGAGTCATCGCTTCTGAAAAAGAAACGGGGGGCATGTAAGTTACTTACTAAAGGAAGATTCAGGCAGGTAGCCCtgttgggtctgcagtagaacagcaggggttgagtccagaggcaccttagagaccaagaaggtTTTGCAAGGGGCTAAATTCCCGACTGAAAGCTCCCTTAAGCGATACTAGAGGAAATGTAGGAGATGCCGCTGGCGGCTAGTAATAGAATACGAAAATCCCTCCTGAAGGACGATTGGCTGAGCAACAGCCATACAAATGAATCGCGCCAAGCCGAGAACGTTTCATCCCCTCGAAACTGCCGCCAAAGCCATTTCAAGTAGTTAAAAGCTAGTTTTGTTCATTTCTCCCCTTGTACACTCCGTGATTATACACTTCATTGCTCGAGGGGGGAAAGCGCAACTGTTAAGAACAgcagaaaactttttaaaaagttgcgcTGCTGTGCTATTACATATGTTTTTTATATAGAGTTCAAATTAGCCGTTATATATTTATGTGCCACCAAGTcccctccgacctatggcgaccccatgAGAGACCTCTCTTTATCTTTTACATAGAATTGGTTTAaagttgaattttttaaaaaggttgggCTGCCACAAGCTCAGTGAATTGATGCAGAAATTCGAACACAAGATTTAAATCACGTTTTAAAACAAGGTATTGGGTGACACAAGCTCTCTTTAGACGTTTTGGGTGGCTCTTAAAAGAGCCTTTGGGTTGTGAACAGTTGAAGAGCGCAAGATTTATTTGCCTTTGGCCTTGTGGCTCTCGGTCTTCTTGGGCAGGAGGACGGCCTGGATGTTGGGCAGGACGCCGCCCTGGGCGATGGTGACCTTGCCCAGCAGCTTGTTGAGCTCCTCGTCGTTGCGGATGGCCAGCTGGAGGTGGCGGGGGATGATGCGCGTCTTCTTGTTGTCGCGGGCCGCGTTGCCGGCCAGCTCGAGGATCTCGGCCGTCAGGTACTCCAGCACGGCGGCCAGGTAGACGGGAGCCCCGGCGCCCACCCGCTCGGCGTAGTTGCCCTTGCGCAGCAGGCGGTGCACGCGGCCCACCGGGAACTGCAGCCCGGCGCGGGAAGAGCGGGTCTTGGCCTTGGCACGGGCCTTGCCTCCTTGCTTGCCGCGTCCAGACATCTCAGCAAATTCAGAGAGGGAAAACAAATAAAACTACAAAAATCCCCGAAGAAGCAAAAACTTAGAATGAGTTCGAAAATGTGCTCCAGTGCCTTTTATTCATTCGGAGGGCTTGCAACAACGACTTTCTATTGGTTGAGCGTCACCGGTGCCCTTCACTGACCAATAGAATTACTAACGTTTCCAACGACCAATAGACAGCGAGCACTGTGGGCTCAGCCAGTAGAAACACCGTAGTTAGAATTCTCTTATTTGCATGATTATCTAATCGCGGAAACACTCAACGTCTGCTTATTCAGCCAATAGAAACCGAGAACTGCGATACCCTCATTAGCATGGCAGTTCTATAAATAGGTGCAGCTCTAACCACGCCGTTTATTCGTTTTGTCTGCAAGTTGAGTGGAGTTGAAATAGACAGGATCTTGTGAACTATGCCTGAGCCAGCCAAGTCTGCGCCCGCGCCCAAGAAGGGCTCGAAGAAAGCGGTGACCAAGACGCAGAAGAAGGGCGACAAGAAGCGCAAGAAGAGCCGCAAGGAGAGCTACTCCATCTACGTGTACAAGGTGCTGAAGCAGGTGCACCCGGACACGGGCATCTCCTCCAAGGCCATGAGCATCATGAACTCCTTCGTCAACGACATCTTCGAGCGCATCGCCGGCGAGGCCTCCCGCCTGGCGCACTACAACAAGCGCTCCACCATCACCTCCCGCGAGATCCAGACGGCCGTGCGCCTCCTGCTGCCCGGCGAGCTGGCCAAGCACGCCGTCTCCGAGGGCACCAAGGCCGTCACCAAGTACACCAGCTCCAAGTGAGCCGCCacaaagcaagcagccaggcccccCCGTGCAAACCCAAAGGCTCTTTTCAGAGCCACCCACTTGCTCCCCAAAGAGCTGCGATTGCAAAGTGCCGAGAGGGTGCCTGCGAAGGCAACGTTTGGATCTTGGCTTGCAGAATGTATTGCACTCAAATGTGTCTGATACTTTGCCACTTGTTTTGATACTGTGATGCGTTTAGAAAAGTATGAGTTGGTTTTCAAAGGATAAAGAAGTGACTTCTTTAGTTTAACATTAGACTTGCATTTTTCAGGCTTCTTAGATCATAAACTAGCTCAATTGGTCATTAATCAAACTGAACTTGCTTTATTTAGCTATGGCACCATGAATCCTAGCTAGCGAGTTGTTCCCTGTAGACCATATGAAAGCCAAGATATCTCCTTACAGGTCGAGTACACCAGCTCCAAGTAATTGCTGGGAAAGCAAAGGGTCTTTTCACAGCCACCCACTTTCTCTGCATCGAGCTGCAATTACAAAGTATTTATAGGGAGCCTGAAAAGGCAACATATGTATCTTGAGTTGCAAAATGTATTACACCGAAATGCATTTGCGCTTGATAGTTTCTGACAGTGTGTCAAATATTGAACCTGCCAGTTTTTAGAAAAGGAAAGTTCATGTtcaaaggaagagaaggaagtgaCATATGGTTTTATATTAGAGTTGCAGCTTTCTGTTTTTTTAAGATTGTAAGCTAGTTCGTGTTACTGGAAGTTAAACTAAAATTGCTTTCTTTTAGTTGTGGCACCGTGAATAATTGGTGAGTTGAGTGTAGATCATATTAAGGAGGTCAAGATTTCTTGTTTGGGGTAAGTTTCCAGCACTCCATGATAACCATGTGTATGGGGATTTTTTAACTTTATTGGAAGAACCTTTCAGAGCCGGAAAAAATTTACTCTTCTGGAGGGGGAATATGCTGATGGGCAATGAAACAAACTGACCCTGGATTGCTCCTGGCATATAGGAAGAAGAAAAACACTTGCTATCCTTAATGAGATAATTTTAATTCAAACAGAAGCAGGAGTGGTGTATTCGATGCTTTCTATTTCCGGATAGATATCCCGGCTAAATGAGACGCAGACAGAAGTAAAACGTCCTTTACATTATTACCAAAGTATGGCTTAATATTAGAAGAAATGCATGTCAGGAAAATCCCCCCCCTTTTATAATGAGCCCCTCATACATCTCTACAGTGGCTTTGTATTTCAGTATAAGCTAAAAGACATCTTTCTTCAGATGATAGCTAAGGACTTTTGGCCGCTCCTGTCCTGACTTTGTAGCTACTGTGAGATATAGTTTAGGCAAACATTGGAAACAAATTACGTGTTTTTCAAAGAGGAAGGAAAACTTGCGTTATATGTGGCCGGTTAGCTCAGTTGGTTAGAGCGTGGTGCTAATAACGCCAAGGTCGCGGGTTCGATCCCCGTACGGGCCAGAACAAacttttccttctcttcttcactACTTTTCATTTTGATTGCTTAAACTCCAGAACTCAaactttctggtttttttttccaattgtCTGAGTTGGCTTGAATTGTAGACTGAACGCTGAGAAAGAACCGGTGATGACTGTGACATGGAAAACTGCAATCTTTAGTTGATAAAGCTTTCAGGAGGAATACAGTTGGATTTCCCAGCCTCAGAAGTTTCATGCACTTGAGTACCACCTTTAAGAGGGCTTGTGGGTCTTGGTGGTTCTCAGAGATATGAGAACTTGGACATTTGGGCGACAGGCCAGGCTACTAAAATCCTCTTGAGGACCTGCACATCCTCCACACCTTTCATACTACAATCCCAGCTTCCGGAATCCCTCTCCCAGTCTTGAAGATTCTTTTTCTGATTTCAGGCAGAGCAGTTTGCTGCTTTTGTGTCCATCCCCCAGACACACAAAGTTCAGTTCCAGGGAAAAAACTGCAAGCAAACATTTGTGCAGGTCAAACATTTCAAGTCATGCAAAATGGTTAGTTTCCCACACACTTTTAAGGTTCTAGTACCGTTGCCTTGTTTTGGGAGTGAAGGATGCAGTAGGAGATGGTTTCTTTAACAGCTGCAAAATTCCACTCtggcagcaccttaaagaacaaaaagaatttctgagatataaacttttgagagtcagtctgagaatcttgttcttctactgcagatcaagatTGCTGTCCACCTGAAGCCATCTTTAAGAGCCGACATCTTGGTTGTTTCAGCAGGGTCTGATAGCACCCTTATACAGAAAAAAAGATGTGATCTGAGACCAACAATCTGCCTAatctgtgtttgtgtatgtgtccCCCCACATTTGTTCTTACCTTTTAAAAAGTATCTCTTTCCTTATATCATACATTTTTGTTGGCTTACAGGATGCCTATTCTTGATTATATTCCTATACTGCTTTTCCTTGCTGCTCTGAGTGAGCTGTGAAGCTTTCACATTAATGATGTTGAACAACCAATGCTGAGGAATTTTGTCTAATCTAGACTTTTGTGACTCTGAAAGATCAAAGCAAGAGCTCCCACAGACAATGCACAGAAGTGTGACATGTACAAATAAGTCATCTATCAATGCGCCGTTCTAGTTTCCTCCCTTTTTAAAGATGACCTGATTCACCTTACCGCAGATAATGCAACAAATAACTCAAATTCTTGCTGCTTAGGTAGATGTTAAAATAGCATGTAAGCTATGTACTTGGATTGTATGTAACATGCATACAGGGCTACAGGCTTCTACAGTTACAACAGAGAAGGCAGAGGAGCTCAAAACCCTCAGATGAGGCTGTTGTATCTGCCTCACTGGCTCTATGACGTCTGGAACAtggtttgtgtgtctgtgtgtgtgtgagtgaggggGGGGAGTACTTCACCCTCTCACTTACATCTGTGTTTGCACCTGTCACAGAATTAGATGGCTCTGTTTTGTTGCAGTGTAAGAAAGGCCTAATGTACATCACAATGAAATCCGCTTCCATTAGATTTTGAAGGtgatcacatcagagaatctagGCAAGTTGATGCTGATTAATATTTTATGTTTGCTTATTTCTGGAGAAAAGCTACCTCACCTTTCTTCATAGCTCAAGGTGGTGTAACCGGCCTAGGAAAATATGCACATGAACTTTCTCCCTAAATGAAGTAATCTTGCCAGAGACCTCTGGAATCAGCTCGCAATTAAGGTAATGCAATATTATTCAGCAAGCCATTCATGATATTCACATAAtcttcaggctagaagcagaccataaacaCAAATTTAAAAGAAGGAAACATTTATTTCTCccagaataaaaaagaaatacTTTGACCTTACACCTAAAGGAAAGTAAGGTAGAAGATAAGGTAGGACCCTGGTGGTTAGACCAGGTGAGCCTTAGAAGGGAGAGCATATGAAAAGCTGATGCTAAAAACTTcctactcctttatgaacctTTCTGGACAATACAGTCATCtgttttgggtgcccctgccttctgagattaggtgggtggtaATATGGGAGAGGACCTTCCGACTGGTGGCACCAGAACTCTGAAACTCTTTCCCTTGGGCGACTCTTCTGTCCCCTTCTGCCAGAGggagaagacatttttgtttcctgTGACACTCTCTTGGCGATTCCTCTTTCCTGGCACTGTTTCAATAGTTGTTATTTTTTAgtgtttttgtatgtgttttagctctggttttaattgttttaatgatgtgattttggttggttttaatgtttttaagatgtgatttttatGAATGTTTCCATTTGTTGGCCACCTTGGTGGCTTGTATGGCAGTGGAAAGGTGGACATAAATTTTGAAAGATGataaaaaaaaagctctgcagGTGTTGGACAGAAGGCAGGTCTTCGGTGATGTCAAGAGGGCCTTAAGTTGTAGGCTGGAGAGTACAGAAGCAGGTAGTCCTTCACAAAGCATTAATTTATTCCGACATTGAATTCCACAATGATTTACTTTGATTCTTTGGATGGTGCCTTCTGCTTTTTTAGAGCAGGACTTGAACAATTTTGTCCCCTCTTTGTGTTGTGGCCAGGTTGATAAGAAATCAAATTGTCAAGAAAGGGAGTTTGGGGAATATACCAGGTCTTGTTACTGTTCCAATATGCACTATTATTGTAATCCAACAGGAAACAGTTAGTATCTGCTTGCCATCAGCTATAAATAACCTCCATGGCCAAACCTTCTTTGTTTTAAGAGAGTTATAAAGGGAGTAGGATTGTATTGGATTCCACTGACTTTTCTTCTACGTTTGTAACCCATTTTCTTAAGGACCAACCACTCCAATATGAGCATACCCAACCACTGCACACATCTGGAATGGGCTCTCCATTGGGTGCCCTCACCACCTGAGGGTAAATGCGCTGCAGACTGAGAAAGGGTCAGGGCATCAAAGTTATAGGATTTTGTTGTGACAATCAAAGCCATGTGCAGCTACTGGGTGGTTTTTACCAACCAATCACCACTCAGGACTGAGCCAGCCAACCAGGAGAGTGCATGTGGGAGAGAAAGATGGTGGAAGCAAATAGTTAAACTGTCAGATAGGGGTGGGTAAAAAGAAAGAGTAAGATGGCCTTAGGAAATTTCAAAATTCCCCATGCCCAAAAGGGAATTAGAAGAGCAAATCTTTGGAGAGGGGGAAATCTTAAACCCATTGTAATAAGTGTCAAGCTCTTAATGAGATACTTTGGCTGAAAGCCAGGATTGAAGGCAACAGTTACTGGATTGTTAGATGAAACGTTGTCACTTCTTAATTTGTGAGATACAGTTTTGAGCCCACTGTAGAAAACCCCTTAGTTTTAACCATAAAACTACTTATTCTGAAATACTTCTTTGGTCTCTACCTCAGTTGTGCTCACAAAGTGCCATAAACCAAGTTCAAGAAACCTTCAGATGTTCTATTTTGTTTTAATGTCTGCTCTCTTATCACCCTAccacatttcttcaaatatatcaccttaattaaataaaaaagtaaTTATCTATCATTGTATTTCCCCTGCAGACTTACCTATTTTGTCtgatagtaaagggtccagtagcacgtttaagactaaccaactttattgtggcataagctttcaagaaccacagctctcttcatcaaatgcatctgacaaagagagctgtggttctcgaaagcttatgctactataaaattggttaatcttaaaagtgctactggaccctttactattttgcaactgatttaaaTGCAActtgattgcatttttaaaaaattgtaatctgtcttgagtctcaatgaggaaggcagactataaataaagaaaataaacagcAATCATCTGGGCCTTAAATAATTCATTGTCTTTTCTTTTCAGCCTATGATTAAACAGGAGAGCCCTGATTACTAGAGAACCATTCTTAGTTTTAGAAACTTTTAGTGTATTCAgcctatttcctttttttttgcattttatgtACATTTTGCGTTTTATGTACATTCCCAGCTCCCAATAAAGTCGTTATTGTTTATTGAGCAAACTTTTTTTTACATTattcctttctcattgagactcattGTTGATAGTTTGTTGCAACTCTTAACCATGAGGATAAACATCCAATCAAACGACAAGGAAATAGTCATAAGAATCAaccaaataataaatacaatcaaaaAAGAGCAGCCTTATATTCAGATTTTGGAGACAGTAAAGGAGATTCAAAAGGTTTTTTCGAATAGGGTATTGGAGTtatatcaattttttttaaaagaccagcTGCAAATTAACATGTTTTTCCCCAGATGAGCTTTCAGGAGTTAGAAGAAACGTTCGTGTCAGCGCTTTGCTATCACAACTTCGTATCCCAGAAGTAGCAGCAgcccaaagggaaaaaaatatattgtagCAAAAAAGATTTGCGTTGGCCGGGAATCGAACCCGGGTCAACTGCTTGGAAGGCAGCTATGCTCACCACTATACCACCAACGCAGACATAGAAAACTTTTTGCAAAAGAGATACATATTATTAAGCAATTCAAAATTAATGTCTTTGAATTCCCACATGGTGGCGCCATAAACTAAGCATTCGAATTTTTCCTAGGCGCTCCAGTAACTTATGTCGAAGTTGCTCAGACTCGTGTCAAACTGTGCCTTTGTTTCTGAGTCGAGGAAACGGTGTTTCCTCCAA encodes the following:
- the LOC129340739 gene encoding histone H2A type 2-C-like: MSGRGKQGGKARAKAKTRSSRAGLQFPVGRVHRLLRKGNYAERVGAGAPVYLAAVLEYLTAEILELAGNAARDNKKTRIIPRHLQLAIRNDEELNKLLGKVTIAQGGVLPNIQAVLLPKKTESHKAKGK
- the LOC129339773 gene encoding LOW QUALITY PROTEIN: putative histone H2B type 2-D (The sequence of the model RefSeq protein was modified relative to this genomic sequence to represent the inferred CDS: deleted 1 base in 1 codon) produces the protein MPEPAKSAPAPKKGSKKAVTKTQKKGDKKRKKSRKESYSIYVYKVLKQVHPDTGISSKAMSIMNSFVNDIFERIAGEASRLAHYNKRSTITSRRSRRPCASCCPASWPSTPSPRAPRPSPSTPAPSEPPQSKQPGPPVQTQRLFSEPPTCSPKSCDCKVPRGCLRRQRLDLGLQNDGLNISHPKCPRRFGHNQEKKQNAKYKFFKSPWFPEQN